A DNA window from Bacteroides cellulosilyticus contains the following coding sequences:
- a CDS encoding sugar-binding domain-containing protein, translating to MKNAIFTLAVLMTVLLTGLPAQAQVSFGNATKFNEDWLFRLTDDSTIVNPAFNDSEWRKLRLPHDWSIEGQLSPSLASCTGYLPGGIGWYRKHFKITDNAPRHYIYFEGVYNRSEVYLNGHLLGKRPNGYISFLYDMTPYLKEGDNVLSVRVDHSRYADSRWYTGSGIYRDVWLIAAPEIHLAQWGIGWHATSLTDRQATIAVDMEVQKHITTGNRLELSATLYDATGKQVAQRRTRVSDGKEGITKENLTLKITKPHRWNLDDPYLYTLKTELLSNGKRIDECETKVGLRTLKFDPNKGFALNDNWMKVKGVCLHHDAGVLGAVVPPEVWERRLNNLKEIGVNAIRMSHNPQAPVVYDLCDQLGLLIMDEASDEWEFPKRKWVKGWNKGEPAYDGSFDFFEEWIEQDVTDMVRRDRNHPSIFMWSIGNEVDYPNDPYSHPILDGSTINQPMFGGYKPDAPDAMRIGKIAKRLAACVRAVDTSRPVTGALAGVVMSNQTEYPEAIDVVGYNYTENRYDEDHATYPDRVIYGSENGSGLDAWYAVKNKEFIFGQFIWTGTDYLGESGAWPSRGLYTGLLDFGSFPKPRGHFRASLWCEKPVTYVGTYPIPDRFKNSRRTFLSPDAWDIWNYDPGQEIRVVCYTNAPQARLLLDGKVLGEMKPYDEKTGIIYWDIPYQAGELKAEGCDKDGNILSSYSIKTSGRPYALRVSADRTNLSCNRATAHLIVEVIDEKGVVVKLGDNDITCTIEGPAHLLGLEGSDNSDMSDYTDNHHRAFHGRLLTYLQTVGEKGQIRVKFTSPLLRGTEIVLNAK from the coding sequence ATGAAAAACGCTATATTCACGCTGGCTGTACTCATGACAGTCCTGCTCACCGGCCTCCCGGCACAGGCGCAGGTTTCATTTGGTAATGCCACCAAATTCAATGAAGACTGGCTCTTCCGACTAACCGATGACTCAACCATTGTAAATCCCGCCTTCAATGACAGCGAATGGCGCAAACTCAGGCTTCCACATGATTGGTCTATTGAAGGGCAACTTTCACCTTCTTTAGCAAGCTGCACCGGCTACTTACCTGGCGGAATTGGCTGGTATCGCAAACATTTCAAGATCACGGATAATGCCCCACGCCATTACATCTATTTCGAAGGGGTATACAATCGCAGTGAAGTCTATTTAAACGGGCATCTGCTCGGTAAACGTCCTAACGGTTATATCTCATTTCTCTACGACATGACTCCTTATCTGAAAGAAGGGGACAACGTGTTGAGCGTACGTGTGGATCATAGCCGCTATGCTGATTCCCGCTGGTATACAGGATCGGGGATATATCGCGACGTATGGCTAATTGCCGCTCCCGAAATACACCTGGCACAATGGGGCATAGGTTGGCATGCTACTTCTCTGACCGACCGGCAAGCTACCATAGCCGTAGATATGGAAGTACAGAAACACATAACAACCGGCAACAGACTTGAACTTTCGGCTACACTATACGATGCTACCGGCAAACAAGTAGCGCAACGGCGCACTCGTGTTTCTGATGGCAAAGAAGGTATTACTAAAGAAAATCTCACACTGAAAATAACTAAACCCCACCGTTGGAATCTGGACGATCCTTACCTTTATACACTAAAAACAGAATTGCTCAGCAATGGAAAACGTATTGATGAATGTGAGACTAAAGTAGGGCTCCGTACACTGAAGTTTGACCCCAATAAAGGATTTGCGCTCAATGACAACTGGATGAAAGTCAAAGGTGTATGTCTGCATCATGATGCCGGTGTACTCGGTGCCGTAGTACCTCCGGAAGTATGGGAGCGTCGTTTGAACAATCTGAAAGAGATAGGTGTAAATGCCATCCGCATGAGCCACAACCCACAGGCTCCCGTCGTATATGATCTATGCGACCAACTGGGACTCCTCATCATGGATGAAGCATCCGATGAATGGGAATTCCCGAAACGTAAATGGGTAAAAGGCTGGAATAAAGGTGAACCCGCCTATGACGGTTCTTTCGATTTCTTCGAAGAATGGATTGAACAGGATGTAACCGACATGGTACGCCGTGACCGCAATCATCCCTCCATTTTCATGTGGAGTATTGGTAATGAAGTAGATTATCCGAATGATCCTTACTCACATCCCATTCTTGACGGATCAACCATCAATCAACCCATGTTTGGCGGTTACAAACCGGATGCTCCTGATGCTATGCGCATCGGAAAGATAGCCAAACGACTGGCTGCATGCGTCCGTGCTGTCGATACGTCACGCCCCGTAACGGGAGCACTGGCAGGAGTTGTCATGTCCAATCAAACAGAATATCCCGAAGCCATCGACGTAGTAGGATACAACTATACTGAAAACCGTTATGATGAAGATCATGCCACCTACCCCGACCGTGTCATTTACGGAAGTGAAAACGGTTCGGGACTTGATGCATGGTATGCTGTGAAAAACAAAGAGTTTATCTTCGGCCAATTCATCTGGACGGGTACCGACTATCTCGGTGAATCGGGCGCATGGCCCTCACGCGGACTATATACCGGATTGCTCGACTTTGGCAGTTTCCCCAAACCCCGCGGACACTTCCGTGCTTCCTTATGGTGCGAAAAACCGGTTACTTATGTGGGTACTTATCCCATACCGGATCGTTTTAAAAACTCCCGACGCACCTTCCTGTCGCCCGATGCATGGGATATCTGGAATTATGATCCCGGTCAGGAAATACGTGTAGTCTGCTATACCAATGCCCCACAAGCACGTCTGTTACTTGATGGAAAAGTGCTAGGTGAGATGAAACCCTATGATGAAAAGACAGGTATCATCTACTGGGATATTCCCTATCAGGCGGGTGAGCTGAAAGCCGAAGGCTGCGATAAAGACGGAAATATATTGTCCAGCTATTCCATCAAAACCTCCGGTCGTCCCTACGCTCTCCGTGTAAGTGCCGATCGTACCAATCTATCCTGCAACCGTGCTACAGCACATCTCATTGTAGAAGTGATAGATGAAAAGGGTGTCGTAGTGAAATTAGGCGACAATGACATTACTTGCACCATCGAAGGTCCGGCACATTTACTGGGGCTCGAAGGTTCCGATAACAGCGACATGAGTGACTACACCGATAATCACCATCGTGCCTTCCACGGACGCCTGCTTACCTACCTACAGACCGTCGGTGAAAAAGGTCAGATTCGCGTAAAGTTTACTTCACCACTTTTACGAGGAACAGAGATTGTCTTGAATGCTAAATAA
- a CDS encoding glycoside hydrolase, whose protein sequence is MKYKVLLLALAAITTSCSPQADINYQIIPEQPQQTMDHFSASDAWSMHIIGKWPQEKQDQVADWLFSTENDANGKPKGIGLSLWRFNVGAGSTEQGEASQISSPWMRTECFLQPDGSYDWDKQQGQRNFLRLAKERGVNKFLAFLNSPPVYFTQNGLATNTGRNGTLNLKAEHYEDFARFLANVIKGVEKKDGIKFDYLSPFNEPDGHWNWIGPKQEGTPATKKEIARAVHLISKEFVKEGIDTEITICEASDYRCMFSTHMTNHERGYEIQSFFCPDSVDTYLGNTPNVPHLIAGHSYWTNTPLKSLRDYRRQLRDTLDKYKVDFWQTETCIMGNDEEIGGGGGFDHTMKTALYVARIIHHDIVYAGARSWQWWRAIGGDYKDGLLREYTDPDLHDGKVEDSKLLWILGNYSRFIRPGAVRMSIKATDKSGQVIPEGDTDPQGLMCSAYQNTNGQWVMVVINYADQEKNFTFKVDGPKVKSWQGYRTSDEAGEDLLPIKKLKNEQIAVIPARSVITFVSQD, encoded by the coding sequence ATGAAATACAAAGTATTATTACTCGCCCTCGCCGCAATAACTACTTCGTGTTCCCCACAAGCAGATATAAACTATCAGATTATTCCCGAACAGCCTCAGCAAACCATGGATCATTTCAGTGCTTCGGATGCCTGGAGCATGCACATCATAGGCAAATGGCCTCAGGAGAAACAGGACCAAGTAGCCGACTGGTTGTTCAGTACAGAAAATGACGCTAACGGAAAGCCCAAAGGAATCGGGCTTTCTCTGTGGCGCTTCAATGTAGGTGCAGGAAGCACGGAACAAGGCGAAGCCAGTCAGATAAGCTCCCCTTGGATGCGTACCGAATGTTTTCTGCAACCGGACGGAAGCTATGACTGGGACAAGCAACAGGGACAGCGTAATTTCCTCCGGTTAGCAAAGGAACGTGGAGTCAATAAATTCCTTGCTTTCCTAAACTCTCCACCCGTTTATTTCACTCAAAACGGGCTTGCCACCAACACCGGACGTAACGGCACACTGAATCTGAAAGCGGAACATTATGAAGACTTCGCCCGTTTCCTGGCAAATGTGATAAAAGGAGTTGAAAAGAAAGACGGCATTAAGTTCGATTACCTCTCCCCTTTCAACGAACCGGACGGACACTGGAATTGGATAGGTCCCAAACAAGAAGGCACCCCGGCAACAAAGAAAGAAATTGCCCGTGCCGTACACCTCATCAGCAAAGAGTTTGTGAAAGAGGGTATTGATACGGAAATCACCATCTGCGAAGCGTCAGACTATCGTTGTATGTTCTCCACACACATGACAAACCATGAACGTGGATACGAAATACAATCTTTCTTCTGTCCCGACAGTGTAGATACTTATCTGGGAAATACCCCGAATGTCCCCCATCTCATTGCAGGACACAGCTATTGGACCAATACGCCTTTAAAAAGTCTGAGAGATTACCGTCGTCAGTTACGTGATACACTGGACAAATACAAAGTCGACTTCTGGCAAACGGAAACCTGCATTATGGGGAACGATGAAGAAATTGGCGGAGGCGGTGGATTTGATCATACAATGAAAACAGCTCTCTATGTGGCCCGTATCATTCATCACGACATTGTTTATGCAGGAGCACGTAGCTGGCAGTGGTGGCGTGCCATAGGAGGTGACTACAAAGACGGATTGCTACGCGAATACACTGATCCCGATCTTCATGACGGTAAAGTGGAAGACTCTAAATTATTATGGATATTAGGTAATTACAGCCGCTTTATACGTCCGGGAGCTGTACGCATGTCTATTAAGGCAACAGACAAATCCGGACAGGTAATCCCGGAAGGAGATACTGATCCCCAAGGGCTCATGTGTTCTGCTTATCAGAATACAAACGGACAATGGGTAATGGTAGTTATCAACTACGCTGATCAGGAGAAAAATTTCACTTTCAAAGTGGATGGTCCCAAAGTAAAGTCATGGCAAGGCTACCGCACCTCAGATGAAGCAGGTGAAGATCTTCTACCCATTAAGAAACTGAAAAATGAACAGATAGCAGTGATTCCTGCACGTTCCGTTATCACTTTTGTTTCTCAGGATTAA
- a CDS encoding suppressor of fused domain protein: protein MSIGFRLTTKCKSVSSFQKLLDVVAARHEASVSHTEDYSELSVCRLGNIFFNYEQEEDDIAVIGDCQTNLLGAGFHKAAIDIVDELVELRDSSTEVEDDTEYYEHRDFERMRSEHFYRWLNAIVELCCERMKENCSMSAICWDCNKYMPREIEGTVVSPFGRICPEHFIERIKDEGIERLASEFFMWNNEERDALFYRNTALSALWEDCYFMLSARSEEDMEINSFIIENLEKAAAMDTSLAFPKEDYLLLCRLAEKEPVDVSALPDFISEFPIGYRKDKVTYTLGNLKFDLPGNYLYFEEDDSRGYYDGEDENWHVVRMLAYSMPDDEADYLEDDENVLIEEKFFENGKCRLYDLGGEEEEDNDEYVCQCQIITEHQFTLFTLSCEGKDEAMGFSANFIDHLTATKTNKHDKLLQQIEQWNADDEEQKIIDAILEVPEEERTAELTGLLARSYNNQGNYNEAIEQLLSVKEECKEDALWFYRLGYAYYYLNQLDRAQKAFERSLELDPSDEDAREYIENCKNGVLPHPEMYEEEELDALEAHIDKFFGHSDHVFHEIASPDIHVDIFIVEPTAERNYYTLVTSGMGAHRMNVPKELAEYKLERAEIVVYLPADWNISDHEEKNYWPLRWLKILARLPLEEDSWLGWGHSVPNGKPFAENTQLSSVLLINPENVGEGAAVCQLPNGEEVNFYQMIPLYEEEVNFKIQNGAETLLGKMGEISAVVDIHRLNVCEGFGRPEE from the coding sequence CAGTCTGCCGTTTAGGAAATATATTCTTCAATTATGAACAGGAAGAAGATGATATAGCTGTCATAGGTGATTGTCAGACTAACCTGTTGGGAGCAGGTTTTCATAAGGCTGCGATAGATATCGTTGACGAGTTGGTGGAACTGAGAGACTCCTCTACTGAGGTGGAGGACGATACGGAATATTATGAACACAGGGACTTTGAGCGGATGCGTTCCGAACATTTCTATCGTTGGCTGAACGCCATTGTAGAACTCTGCTGTGAACGTATGAAAGAGAATTGCAGCATGTCTGCCATTTGTTGGGATTGTAATAAGTACATGCCCCGTGAGATAGAAGGAACGGTGGTATCTCCTTTCGGAAGAATATGTCCGGAGCATTTCATCGAACGGATAAAGGATGAGGGTATCGAGAGGTTGGCAAGCGAATTTTTCATGTGGAATAATGAAGAGCGTGATGCATTATTCTATCGGAATACGGCTTTGAGTGCCTTGTGGGAAGATTGCTATTTTATGCTTTCCGCACGTAGTGAAGAAGACATGGAAATCAATTCGTTCATTATAGAAAACCTGGAGAAGGCTGCCGCAATGGATACGTCTCTTGCTTTCCCGAAAGAAGACTATCTGTTGCTTTGTCGTTTGGCGGAAAAGGAGCCGGTAGATGTTTCTGCATTGCCGGATTTCATAAGTGAATTTCCGATTGGTTATCGCAAGGACAAAGTGACCTATACATTAGGAAATCTGAAGTTTGATCTTCCGGGTAATTACCTTTATTTTGAAGAGGATGATTCTCGCGGGTATTATGATGGAGAAGACGAAAATTGGCATGTAGTGCGGATGTTGGCGTATTCTATGCCCGATGACGAAGCGGACTATCTGGAAGACGATGAGAATGTGCTGATTGAGGAGAAGTTTTTTGAAAACGGTAAGTGCAGGCTTTATGATCTGGGTGGAGAAGAAGAGGAAGACAATGATGAATATGTGTGCCAATGCCAGATTATCACTGAGCATCAGTTCACCCTGTTTACCCTTTCGTGCGAGGGAAAGGATGAAGCGATGGGCTTTTCAGCCAACTTTATCGATCATCTGACTGCTACTAAAACGAACAAGCATGATAAATTGCTCCAGCAAATAGAACAATGGAATGCGGACGATGAAGAACAGAAGATAATTGACGCCATCCTGGAAGTTCCTGAAGAGGAGAGGACTGCTGAGTTGACGGGACTTTTGGCGCGTTCATACAATAATCAGGGGAATTATAATGAAGCCATTGAACAGCTCCTTTCAGTAAAGGAAGAATGTAAGGAAGACGCACTTTGGTTCTATCGGCTGGGTTATGCTTATTATTATCTGAATCAACTGGATAGGGCACAGAAAGCCTTTGAACGTTCATTGGAATTGGATCCCAGCGATGAAGATGCGAGGGAGTATATTGAAAATTGTAAGAATGGTGTTTTGCCTCATCCTGAGATGTACGAAGAGGAGGAATTGGATGCTCTTGAAGCGCATATTGACAAGTTCTTCGGTCATTCGGATCATGTGTTCCATGAGATCGCTTCACCGGATATCCATGTGGATATCTTTATTGTCGAGCCGACGGCTGAGAGGAATTATTACACGCTGGTCACATCGGGCATGGGTGCCCATCGGATGAATGTACCCAAGGAACTGGCTGAGTATAAGTTGGAGCGTGCGGAGATAGTGGTATATTTACCTGCCGACTGGAATATTTCTGACCATGAAGAAAAGAATTACTGGCCGCTACGTTGGCTGAAGATACTTGCCCGTCTGCCGTTAGAAGAGGACTCTTGGTTAGGTTGGGGGCATTCTGTACCCAACGGGAAACCGTTTGCAGAGAATACTCAGCTTTCCAGTGTATTATTGATCAATCCGGAGAATGTGGGAGAAGGAGCTGCTGTTTGCCAATTGCCTAATGGGGAAGAAGTGAATTTCTATCAGATGATTCCACTGTACGAAGAAGAAGTCAACTTCAAGATTCAGAATGGTGCGGAAACATTGTTAGGGAAGATGGGAGAAATAAGTGCAGTGGTAGATATTCATCGTTTGAATGTCTGCGAGGGATTTGGTCGGCCGGAAGAATAG